The DNA sequence GCGATCGACGACACGATGTACGGCGTCTTCTTCGAGGACATCAACCGGGCCGCCGACGGCGGGCTGTACGCCGAGCTCGTGCAGAACCGGTCCTTCGAGTACTCCACCGCCGACAACGGCTCCTACACGCCCCTGACCTCCTGGACGGCCGCCGGCACCGCCGAGGTGGTGGACGACTCCGGGCGGCTGAACGAGCGCAACCGCAACTACCTCTCGCTGGGCGCCGGTTCGTCCGTCACGAACGCCGGCTACAACACCGGCATCCGGCTCGAGCAGGGCGAGCGGTACGACTTCTCCGTATGGGCCCGGGCCGCGGGCGGCAGCACGCTCACCGTCTCCCTGAAGGACGCCGCGGGCCCGCTGGCCACCGCCCGCCAGGTCGCCGTCGAGGGCGGATGGGCCAAGTACCGCGCCACCTTCACCGCGTCCCGCACCAGCAACCGCGGACGCCTCGCCGTCGCCTCCTCGAACGCCGCGGCGCTCGACATGGTGTCGCTCTTCCCGCGCGAGACCTTCCGGAACCAGCCGAACGGCCTGCGCAAGGACCTCGCCGAGAAGATCGCCGCGCTGAAGCCCGGCTTCGTGCGCTTCCCCGGCGGCTGCCTGGTCAACACCGGCTCCATGGAGGACTACAGCGAGTCCTCCGGGTGGCAGCGCAAGCGCTCCTACCAGTGGAAGGACACCATCGGCCCGGTCGAGGAGCGCGCCACCAACGCCAACTTCTGGGGCTACAACCAGAGTTACGGCCTCGGCTACTACGAGTACTTCCGCTTCGCGGAGGACGTCGGCGCCATGCCGCTGCCCGTCGTGCCGGCCCTGGTCACCGGCTGCGGCCAGAACAGGGCCACCGACGACGAGGCGCTGCTGAAGCGGCACATCCAGGACACCCTGGACCTCATCGAGTTCGCCAACGGCCCCGCCACCTCCACCTGGGGCCAGGTGCGCGCCGGGATGGGCCACCCGAAGCCCTTCGGCCTCACCCACATCGGCGTCGGCAACGAGGAGAACCTCCCCCGCGAGTTCTTCGCCCGCTTCCAGCGGTTCCGTGCCGCCATCGAGGCGGAGTACCCGGACATCACCGTCGTCTCCAACTCCGGCCCCGACGACTCCGGCACGACCTTCGACACCGCCTGGCAGCTCAACCGCGAGGGCGACGTCGACCTGGTCGACGAGCACTACTACAACAGCCCGCAGTGGTTCCTGCAGAACAACGACCGCTACGACTCCTACGACCGGGGCGGCCCCAAGGTCTTCCTCGGCGAGTACGCCTCGCAGGGCAACGCCTGGAAGAACGGCCTCGCCGAAGCGGCGTTCATGACCGGTCTGGAGCGCAACGCGGACGTCGTGAAGCTCGCCTCGTACGCGCCGCTGCTCGCCAACGAGGACTACGTCCAGTGGTCGCCGGACATGATCTGGTTCAACAACCACGCCTCCTGGGGCTCGGCCAACTACGAGGTCCAGAAGCTGTTCATGACCAACGTCGGCGACCGCGTGGTCCCGTCGCGGGCGAGCACCACGCCGGACGTCAGCGGCCCCCTCACCGGCGCCGTCGGCCTGTCGACCTGGGCGACGAGCGCGGCGTACGACGACGTGAAGGTGACCTCCGCCGACGGTACGGCCCTGCTGAGCGACGACTTCTCCGGTGACGCCTCGCAGTGGACCCACAGCGGCGGCGGCAGCTGGAGCGTGCGGGACGGGCAGTACGTGCAGACCGACGAGGCCGCCGAGAACACCCTGGTGACGGCGGGCGACCCGGCCTGGCACGACTACGACCTGCACGTGAAGGCCACCAAGAAGGCCGGCAAGGAGGGCTTCCTCGTCGCCTTCGGCGTCAAGGACACCGGCAACTACTACTGGTGGAACCTCGGCGGCTGGAACAACACCCGGTCCGCCGTCGAGCAGGCCTCCGACGGCGGCAAGTCGACGCTGATCTCCAAGGCCGGGTCGATCGAGACGGGCCGCGCCTACGACATCGACGTCAAGGTGCGGGGCCGCCAGGTCACCCTCTACCTCGACGGCCAGGAGTGGGGCAGCTTCACCGACGACAAGCCGGCCGAGCCGTTCCGCCAGGTGGTCACCGAGGACGCCCGCACCGGTGAGCTGATCGTCAAGGTCGTCAACGCCCAGCCGGCCGAGGCCCGCACGGCGATCGACCTGGGCGGCGCGAAGGTCGCGTCCCGGGCCCGCGTCACCACCCTGGCCGCCGACGCGGAGGCGGTGAACACCGAGACGGACGCCCCGGTCACCCCGGTGACGTCCACGTTCCGAGGGGTCGCGGACGAGTTCACGTACACGTTCCCGGCGCACTCGGTGACGTTCCTGAGGATCGCGCGGCGGTAGCCGACCGCGGGTGCGGGCCGCCGTCCGGACAGACGGCGGCCCGCACCCGCGCAGGCCGTGCGGTACGTCTCAGTGGCGCAGCAGCAGGGTGACACCGGCCAGGACGGCGCCGAGCACGATCGCGGCGACGCCGTGGGCGACGCGGTGCGCGCGCAGCCGGGGCACCAGCCGGTCCACGGCGATCCGGCCGGGGCCGGTCAGGGCGAGGCCCACCGCGACCAGCGTGATCAGCAGCTCGTACTCGACGCCCTCGGGGGCGAAGAAACCGCCGCCCCACTTGACGGAGACCGCGTTGACCAGCGTGCCGGCGACGGCCGCGGCGGCGAGCGGGGTGAGGAGTCCGAGGGCGAGGGCGAGTCCGCCGAGGGTCTCGGTCAGCCCGGCCACGACGGCGAACGTCTCGGGCGCGGGGTAGCCGAGGGAGGCGAAGAACATCCCGGTGCCCTCGACGCCGCCGCCCGAGAACCAGCCGAACAGCTTCTGGACGCCGTGCGCGGCCATGGTCAGGCCGAGGGCGAGCCGCAGGACCAGCAGGCCGATGTCGTAGGCGCGGGCGGGGGCGGCGGGGGCGTCCTGGCCGGTCGTGGCCGCGGGGCGGGGCAGGGTCGTGGCGGGACTCGTCATGGGGGGAACTCCTCGGGGACGGCGAGGGCGGAGGGCGTCGCGCGGCATCGGACGACGGCACCACCCATAAAGCTTGAAGCTTCAAGCTAAACCAGGAAAGGCGCTTGCTTCAAGTTTCAAGCAATGGGTCCGCCCGGGTATGACTCCGGAGGTCCATGCGAGGCATTGCATAAGTCTGCATTTCTGCGTATAGTCATGCCATCGAGGAGGAGGTTCCATGTCCGTACGTGCGGCAGTGGCCGGAGCGAGTGGGTACGCGGGCGGCGAGCTGCTGCGTCTGCTGCTCACCCACCCCGAGGTCGAGATCGGTGCCCTCACCGGCGACTCCAACGCCGGCCGGCGGCTCGGCGCGCTGCAACCGCACCTGCTGCCGCTCGCCGACCGGGTCCTGGAGCCGACCACCCCCGAGGTCCTCGCCGGACACGACGTCGTGTTCCTCGCGCTGCCGCACGGGCAGTCGGCCGCCGTCGCCGAGCAGCTCGGCCCGGACGTGCTCGTGATCGACATGGGCGCCGACTTCCGCCTGCGCGACGCCGCCGACTGGGAGCGGTTCTACGGCTCCCCGCACGCCGGCACCTGGCCGTACGGCCTGCCCGAACTGCCGGGTGCCCGCGCCGCGCTGGAGGGGTCCAAGCGCGTCGCGGTGCCCGGTTGCTACCCGACCGCCGTCTCACTCGCCCTCTTCCCGGCGTACGCGGCCCGACTCGCCGGGTCCGAGGCCGTGATCGTCGCCGCGTCCGGCACGTCCGGTGCCGGCAAGTCGCCCAAACCGCACCTGCTGGGCTCGGAGGTCATGGGCTCCATGACGCCGTACGGCGTGGGCGGCGGACACCGGCACACGCCCGAGATGATCCAGAACCTCAGCGCGGCCGCGGGCGGACGGGTCTCCGTCTCCTTCACCCCGACCCTCGCCCCGATGCCGCGCGGCATCCTCGCCACGTGCAGCGCGCAGGCACTCCCCGGCGTCACCGCCGAGTCCCTGCGCGCGGCCTACGCGAAGGCCTTCGCGGACGAGCCCTTCGTCCACCTGCTCCCCGAGGGCCAGTGGCCCGCCACGGCCTCCGTCAACGGTTCCAACGCCGTTCAGGTGCAGGTCGCGTACGACGCGGCCGCGGGCAGGATCATCGCGATCAGCGCCATCGACAACCTGACCAAGGGCACCGCGGGCGGTGCCGTCCAGAGCATGAACATCGCCCTGGGCCTCGACGAGGCCACCGGGCTGACGACGATCGGAGTTGCGCCGTGAGTGTGACGGCAGCAAAGGGATTCACGGCGGCGGGCATCGCCGCCGGGATCAAGGAGAACGGCAACCCCGACCTGGCCCTCGTGGTCAACAACGGCCCCCGCCGCGCCGCCGCCGGCGTCTTCACCTCCAACCGCGTCAAGGCCGCACCGGTGCTCTGGTCCGAGCAGGTGCTCAGGAGCGGGCAGCTGTCCGCCGTCGTCCTCAACTCGGGCGGCGCCAACGCCTGCACCGGACCCAAGGGCTTCCAGGACACCCACGCCACCGCCGAGAAGGCCGCCGAGGTACTGGGGACGGGCGCGGGCGACATCGCCGTCTGCTCCACCGGGCTCATCGGCGTCCTGCTCCCCATGGACAAGCTGCTCCCCGGCGTCGAGACGGCCGCCGCCGCGCTGTCCGAGCACGGCGGCGAGAAGGCCGCCATCGCCATCAAGACCACCGACACCGTGCACAAGACGTCCGTCGTCACCCAGGACGGCTGGACCGTCGGCGGCATGGCCAAGGGCGCCGGCATGCTCGCCCCCGGCCTCGCCACCATGCTCGTCGTCCTCACCACCGACGCCGACCTGGACAGCGCCACCCTGGACAAGGCCCTGCGCGCCGCCACCAAGGTCACCTTCGACCGCGTCGACTCCGACGGCTGCATGTCCACCAACGACACCGTGCTGCTGCTCGCCTCGGGCGCCTCGGGCGTCACCCCCGCTTACGACGAGTTCGCGGACGCCGTACGGGCCGTCTGCGACGACCTCGGCCAGCAGCTCATCCGCGACGCCGAGGGCGCCAGCAAGGACATCAAGGTCGAGGTGGTGGGCGCCGCGACCGAGGACGACGCCGTGGAGGTGGGCCGCTCCATCGCCCGCAACAATCTCCTGAAGTGCGCCATCCACGGCGAGGACCCCAACTGGGGCCGCGTGCTCTCCGCGATCGGCACCACGAAGGCCGCCTTCGAGCCCGACCGCCTCAACGTCGCCATCAACGGCGTCTGGGTGTGCAGGAACGGCGGTGTCGGCGAGGACCGCGAGCTGGTCGACATGCGCTACCGCGAGGTGCACATCGTCGCCGACCTCGCCGCCGGCTCCGAGACCGCCACGATCTGGACCAACGACCTCACCGCCGACTACGTCCACGAGAACAGCGCCTACTCCTCATGACCACGACGCGCAAGCACACCGCGCTGCCCAAGGCACAGATCCTCATCGAGGCCCTGCCCTGGCTGACCCGGCACCACGGGAAGACCGTCGTCATCAAGTTCGGCGGCAACGCCATGGTGGACGAGGACCTGAAGGCCGCCTTCGCCCAGGACGTGGTCTTCCTGCGGCACGCCGGCCTCAAACCCGTCGTCGTGCACGGCGGCGGCCCGCAGATCAGCGCCGCCCTCGACAAGCACGGCATCGTCAGCGAGTTCAAGGCCGGCCTGCGCGTCACCACCGAGGACGCCATGGACGTCGTACGGATGGTGCTCGCCGGGCAGGTGCAGCGGGAACTGGTCGGGCTGCTCAACCAGCACGGACCGTTCGCCGTCGGCCTCACCGGCGAGGACGCCCACACCCTC is a window from the Streptomyces capillispiralis genome containing:
- the argC gene encoding N-acetyl-gamma-glutamyl-phosphate reductase; its protein translation is MSVRAAVAGASGYAGGELLRLLLTHPEVEIGALTGDSNAGRRLGALQPHLLPLADRVLEPTTPEVLAGHDVVFLALPHGQSAAVAEQLGPDVLVIDMGADFRLRDAADWERFYGSPHAGTWPYGLPELPGARAALEGSKRVAVPGCYPTAVSLALFPAYAARLAGSEAVIVAASGTSGAGKSPKPHLLGSEVMGSMTPYGVGGGHRHTPEMIQNLSAAAGGRVSVSFTPTLAPMPRGILATCSAQALPGVTAESLRAAYAKAFADEPFVHLLPEGQWPATASVNGSNAVQVQVAYDAAAGRIIAISAIDNLTKGTAGGAVQSMNIALGLDEATGLTTIGVAP
- a CDS encoding DoxX family protein, whose amino-acid sequence is MTSPATTLPRPAATTGQDAPAAPARAYDIGLLVLRLALGLTMAAHGVQKLFGWFSGGGVEGTGMFFASLGYPAPETFAVVAGLTETLGGLALALGLLTPLAAAAVAGTLVNAVSVKWGGGFFAPEGVEYELLITLVAVGLALTGPGRIAVDRLVPRLRAHRVAHGVAAIVLGAVLAGVTLLLRH
- the argJ gene encoding bifunctional glutamate N-acetyltransferase/amino-acid acetyltransferase ArgJ, encoding MSVTAAKGFTAAGIAAGIKENGNPDLALVVNNGPRRAAAGVFTSNRVKAAPVLWSEQVLRSGQLSAVVLNSGGANACTGPKGFQDTHATAEKAAEVLGTGAGDIAVCSTGLIGVLLPMDKLLPGVETAAAALSEHGGEKAAIAIKTTDTVHKTSVVTQDGWTVGGMAKGAGMLAPGLATMLVVLTTDADLDSATLDKALRAATKVTFDRVDSDGCMSTNDTVLLLASGASGVTPAYDEFADAVRAVCDDLGQQLIRDAEGASKDIKVEVVGAATEDDAVEVGRSIARNNLLKCAIHGEDPNWGRVLSAIGTTKAAFEPDRLNVAINGVWVCRNGGVGEDRELVDMRYREVHIVADLAAGSETATIWTNDLTADYVHENSAYSS
- a CDS encoding alpha-L-arabinofuranosidase C-terminal domain-containing protein, translated to MSRTAPRRTRLRLGLTATALLTAATLVPAPAHAEDVTDYTISVDPAAQGAAIDDTMYGVFFEDINRAADGGLYAELVQNRSFEYSTADNGSYTPLTSWTAAGTAEVVDDSGRLNERNRNYLSLGAGSSVTNAGYNTGIRLEQGERYDFSVWARAAGGSTLTVSLKDAAGPLATARQVAVEGGWAKYRATFTASRTSNRGRLAVASSNAAALDMVSLFPRETFRNQPNGLRKDLAEKIAALKPGFVRFPGGCLVNTGSMEDYSESSGWQRKRSYQWKDTIGPVEERATNANFWGYNQSYGLGYYEYFRFAEDVGAMPLPVVPALVTGCGQNRATDDEALLKRHIQDTLDLIEFANGPATSTWGQVRAGMGHPKPFGLTHIGVGNEENLPREFFARFQRFRAAIEAEYPDITVVSNSGPDDSGTTFDTAWQLNREGDVDLVDEHYYNSPQWFLQNNDRYDSYDRGGPKVFLGEYASQGNAWKNGLAEAAFMTGLERNADVVKLASYAPLLANEDYVQWSPDMIWFNNHASWGSANYEVQKLFMTNVGDRVVPSRASTTPDVSGPLTGAVGLSTWATSAAYDDVKVTSADGTALLSDDFSGDASQWTHSGGGSWSVRDGQYVQTDEAAENTLVTAGDPAWHDYDLHVKATKKAGKEGFLVAFGVKDTGNYYWWNLGGWNNTRSAVEQASDGGKSTLISKAGSIETGRAYDIDVKVRGRQVTLYLDGQEWGSFTDDKPAEPFRQVVTEDARTGELIVKVVNAQPAEARTAIDLGGAKVASRARVTTLAADAEAVNTETDAPVTPVTSTFRGVADEFTYTFPAHSVTFLRIARR